A region from the Vicia villosa cultivar HV-30 ecotype Madison, WI linkage group LG3, Vvil1.0, whole genome shotgun sequence genome encodes:
- the LOC131656126 gene encoding transcription factor bHLH51-like translates to MNMENHNDSSELHNWFQYSDPSHFPPQILPQNISDSSSASFQYSEFQPWSNLPVEGSLEDRAASASKSHSQAEKRRRDRINTQLANLRKLIPKSDKMDKAALLGSVIDHVKDLKRKAMDVSRVITVPTEIDEVSIDYNHVIEDETSTNKVDKLKNNIIIKASVCCDDRPELFSELIQVLKGLRLTTVKADIASVGGRIKSILVLCSKDSEENVCINTLKQSLKSAVTKIASSSMVSNCPTRSKRQRFFLPSHFV, encoded by the exons ATGAATATGGAAAATCACAATGATTCTTCTGAGTTACATAATTGGTTTCAATACAGTGATCCTTCACACTTTCCTCCTCAAATTCTACCTCAAAATATCTCtgattcttcttctgcttcttttcaATATAGTGAGTTTCAGCCATGGAGTAATTTACCTGTTGAAGGAAGTTTAGAAGATAGAGCAGCAAGTGCTTCTAAAAGTCATAGTCAGGCAGAGAAAAGACGCAGAGATAGAATCAATACTCAGCTTGCTAATCTCAGAAAACTTATTCCTAAGTCTGATAAG ATGGACAAAGCAGCTTTACTAGGGAGTGTAATAGATCATGTCAAAGACCTAAAGCGAAAAGCAATGGATGTTAGCAGAGTGATCACAGTTCCAACTGAAATTGATGAAGTATCAATAGACTACAACCATGTAATTGAAGACGAAACCAGCACTAACAAAGTGGACAAATTAAAGAACAATATCATCATCAAAGCTTCTGTTTGCTGCGACGATCGACCCGAACTGTTCTCCGAACTAATTCAAGTCCTCAAAGGGTTAAGACTTACAACAGTTAAAGCAGACATAGCAAGTGTTGGTGGCAGAATCAAAAGCATATTGGTGCTTTGTTCTAAGGACAGTGAAGAGAATGTTTGCATCAACACTCTCAAACAGTCCCTCAAATCAGCAGTGACCAAAATTGCTTCATCATCAATGGTATCTAATTGTCCTACTAGAAGTAAGAGGCAAAGGTTCTTTTTGCCTTCACATTTCGTATag